In the Corythoichthys intestinalis isolate RoL2023-P3 chromosome 12, ASM3026506v1, whole genome shotgun sequence genome, one interval contains:
- the cfap210 gene encoding cilia- and flagella- associated protein 210, with product MARTKTTLFLLDLSFNYRPEHPFQYPGGDFPREAEEYDPAIVGTHPLVAFLKERKHQPVDTTFNTIQLPDLRQITVLTKADWLRIQDKINHVDKEKERMMEVARQKQALHLKSKEMAKLWPDTLARQRQKKLEAKKIRDQMDEEKRKQIDMEEAQYREEKRKDAIEKAKKQLYYETERVKGLHRGLLLTEVLKEREAQIELKQRKTSASKDLDKEYVQMLKAREDEALKKEQERAQQKKQQCKAFAEDLQKQIKENQLQKEQQRHETKREGEEIQRCQDLHQWEQKMEEEMQAKQKNHFMQAQLEHLTQRDISKAADAKKQEAEEVQRKLFLSAKEKMVKLRRDREKELLREVQYRREKIMDKLIRAQQEQEEKQQTVSKAVSELDAQRIQHQWEEEQKRAEMIKSIAAHREHVIQERERNEIMRKEKEREALQAKKEDDRIFCEEQQRKTQSIRQELQKLQDFNASQMVAKQARQHQIRQAENEFQAKNMALLVEEELGFQQYSRDVVQAAAAAERSVIPLYKAVKEGGAGGPSFTGAKPRYLVQDSSGAEMPNYVSNTTQDIKNIHEVVDIEKAKKRLGFIWS from the exons ATGGCCAGGACAAAAACCACATTGTTCCTCCTCGATCTGAGCTTCAACTATCGACCGGAACATCCGTTTCAGTACCCTGGCGGAGACTTTCcccgggaggctgaggagtatgATCCCGCTAttgttggaacacaccctctggtCGCCTTTCTTAAAGAAAGGAAACACCAGCCCG ttgacaccaccTTTAATACAATCCAGCTTCCAGATCTACGGCAAATCACCGTCTTAACCAAGGCTGACTGGCTAAGGATTCAGGATAAAATCAATCATGTTGATAAAGAGAAGGAGAGGATGATGGAGGTTGCGAGGCAGAAGCAAGCCCTGCACCTTAAATCCAAAGAGATGGCCAAACTTTGGCCTGATACACTCGCC cgtcaAAGACAGAAGAAACTAGAGGCTAAGAAAATCCGGGACCAGATGGATGAGGAAAAAAGGAAACAGATCGATATGGAGGAGGCCCAATATCGGGAAGAAAAGAGGAAGGATGCCATCGAAAAGGCAAAGAAACAGCTGTACTATGAGACAGAACGAGTCAAAGGACTGCAT CGTGGACTCTTGCTGACAGAGGTTCTGAAGGAAAGGGAGGCTCAGATAGAGCTAAAGCAAAGGAAAACGAGCGCCTCCAAAGACCTGGACAAGGAATACGTGCAGATGTTGAAAGCTAGGGAGGATGAAGCGCTCAAAAAGGAGCAGGAGCGAGCTCAACAGAAAAAACAGCAGTGCAAGGCTTTCGCAGAAGATCTGCAGAAGCA GATAAAAGAAAATCAGCTGCAGAAGGAACAACAAAGGCATGAAACAAAGAGGGAAGGCGAGGAAATCCAACGGTGTCAAGACCTCCATCAATGGGAGCAAAAAATGGAAGAGGAGATGCAAGCTAAGCAGAAGAACCATTTCATGCAAGCCCAGCTG GAGCATCTCACTCAGAGAGATATTTCTAAGGCTGCAGATGCAAAAAAACAGGAGGCGGAGGAGGTCCAAAGGAAACTGTTCCTTTCTGCAAAAGAGAAAATGGTGAAGTTAAGAAGAGATAGAGAGAAGGAGTTGCTCAG agaggtCCAGTATCGCAGAGAGAAGATCATGGATAAGCTTATCCGGGCTCAGCAAGAGCAGGAGGAGAAGCAGCAAACCGTCAGCAAGGCTGTctcagagctggatgcacagagaATACAGCATCAATGGGAGGAGGAACAGAAGAGAGCGGAAATGATCAAATCAATTGCAGCTCACAGAGAACACGTG ATCCAAGAAAGGGAGCGCAATGAAATTATGAGAAAGGAGAAAGAAAGGGAAGCTCTTCAGGCAAAGAAAGAAGATGACCGAATATTTTGTGAGGAACAGCAAAGAAAGACCCAAAGCATACGGCAGGAGCTTCAGAAGTTACAGGACTTCAATGCAAGTCAAATG GTGGCAAAACAAGCCAGGCAGCATCAAATTAGGCAAGCAGAAAACGAGTTTCAAGCAAAGAACATGGCGCTGCTCGTTGAAGAAGAGCTTGGGTTCCAGCAGTATTCGAGGGACGTGGTCCAAGCGGCAGCTGCCGCCGAGCGCAGCGTGATTCCACTCTACAAGGCTGTGAAGGAGGGGGGCGCAGGGGGCCCCAGCTTCACTGGGGCAAAACCTCGCTACCTTGTTCAAGACAGCAGCGGTGCCGAAATGCCCAACTATGTATCTAATACTACGCAGGACATCAAGAACATCCATGAGGTTGTGGATATTGAAAAAGCAAAGAAAAGGCTTGGGTTTATATGGTCATAG